The Malus domestica chromosome 10, GDT2T_hap1 genome contains a region encoding:
- the LOC103446063 gene encoding transcription factor JUNGBRUNNEN 1-like: MMSTCDSNNMVHKDQDANMLPGYRFHPTDEELVRFYLRRKVENKPIRLDLIKHIDIYKYDPWDLPKASGSVGDKEWYFFCRRGQKYKNSIRPNRVTKSGFWKATGIDKPVYSDGDFRSCIGLKKSLVYYRGSAGKGTKTDWMMHEFRLSANSSNNTSDIKNSTQEAEVWTLCRIMKRNNTSNGKYTSNWHKTTLNPKQSVADSSSKTCSSESDTTFGALAAKDQFERSPLFRNDHMYEGNQFFPGQLSLKDEVIDPDSYISFPKSPNEYEMLTSNGNWDELRPMVDCVLNSSLLFGYS, encoded by the exons ATGATGAGTACTTGTGATTCAAATAACATGGTTCATAAGGATCAAGATGCAAATATGCTTCCTGGGTATCGCTTTCATCCTACTGATGAAGAGCTTGTGAGGTTTTACCTTCGTAGGAAGGTGGAGAACAAACCCATTCGTCTTGACCTAATCAAGCATATCGATATTTACAAATATGACCCTTGGGATCTTCCAA AAGCTAGTGGTAGTGTTGGGGACAAGGAGTGGTACTTCTTTTGCAGAAGGGGACAGAAATACAAAAATAGCATAAGACCTAATAGGGTGACAAAGTCTGGGTTTTGGAAAGCCACTGGTATTGATAAACCTGTATATTCGGATGGAGACTTTCGCAGCTGCATTGGCTTGAAGAAATCCCTAGTTTACTATAGAGGGAGTGCTGGAAAAGGCACCAAAACCGATTGGATGATGCACGAGTTCCGTCTTTCAGCTAATTCAAGCAATAATACCTCTGACATCAAAAATAGTACTCAAGAAGCT GAAGTTTGGACACTTTGCCGGATTATGAAGCGCAATAATACTTCGAATGGAAAGTATACATCAAATTGGCATAAGACAACCTTGAATCCCAAACAAAGTGTGGCTGACTCGAGTTCTAAAACATGCAGTTCTGAGTCAGATACAACTTTTGGTGCTTTGGCTGCTAAGGATCAATTTGAGAGGAGTCCTCTTTTCCGTAATGATCATATGTATGAAGGGAACCAGTTCTTCCCAGGCCAGCTGAGCTTGAAAGACGAAGTAATCGATCCAGACTCTTACATAAGCTTTCCGAAATCTCCAAATGAATATGAGATGTTAACATCGAACGGAAACTGGGATGAGCTCAGACCAATGGTCGACTGTGTTCTAAATTCATCACTTCTATTTGGTTATAGCTAG
- the LOC103446062 gene encoding uncharacterized protein, translating into MSRICVKNLPKHVKEDRLREFFSAKGEITDAKLMRTKEGKSRQFAFIGFRTEREAQEAMKYYDRSFLDTCRISCEIARKVGDPEIPRPWSRHSKKKDGGGGGGEEKSKKKEERGGGVKNRSLEVKDESGDVKLQEFLEVMQPRAKSKLWANDAVAAPVAEKIGKSKKESVEKSGAENIGKTKKDSEEKSVPAAMEEVEKGVKKNDKRNVAKDDVVSDMDYFKSRVKTEWSDSESSGSEDNDDDGDEEEEEEKESRKVNAKEQIRVHEEKDGEKGPSEDANGQVIDESNLSSTSKDENEEAFESGRLFVRNLPFTATEEELEEAFSKFGDAQVHLVIDKETNRSKGFAYVLYKLPECAERALEALDGSIFQGRLLHVMPARQKNPTEKLGADDSASQASKSLKKQREDKKKASEASGDTRAWNSLFMHPDTVVENIARKYGVSKGDLLDREADDLAVRIALGETQVIAETKKSLTNAGINVESLENFASGKTDGVKRSNHVILVKNLPYGSTDGELAKMFGKFGNLEKVVLPQTKTLALVVFLEPADARAAFKGLAYKRYKDGPLYLEWAPGNVLSPSSTTESIEKNNAVVGEHDVKRVMLEQYVGGIADVDADPDRVESRSLYVKNLSFRTSDESLKKHFSGQVKEGKLLSVKVKKHLKNGKNVSMGFGFLEFESVETATNVCRDLQGTILDGHALILQLCHAKKDEVPKKVDKDKSSTKLLVKNVAFEATEKELRQLFSPFGQIKSLRLPMKFGQHRGFAFVEFITKQEAENALKALSSTHLYGRHLVLERAKEGESLEELRARTAAQFADEQNGVSRKRKQVATSDEGKFKFERTE; encoded by the exons AT gTCGAGGATTTGCGTCAAGAATTTGCCCAAGCATGTGAAGGAGGACCGGCTCCGGGAGTTCTTCTCGGCGAAAGGAGAGATTACGGACGCGAAGCTGATGCGGACGAAGGAGGGGAAGAGCCGGCAGTTCGCGTTCATTGGGTTCCGGACGGAGAGGGAAGCTCAGGAGGCCATGAAATACTACGACAGGTCGTTTTTAGATACTTGTAGGATTAGCTGTGAGATTGCGAGGAAGGTTGGGGATCCGGAGATTCCGCGGCCGTGGAGCCGGCATTCGAAGAAGAAGGATGGGGGAGGGGGTGGAGGCGAGGAGAAGagcaagaagaaggaggagcgCGGTGGTGGAGTGAAAAACCGGAGTCTTGAGGTGAAAGATGAGAGTGGTGATGTTAAGCTTCAGGAGTTTTTGGAGGTGATGCAGCCGAGGGCTAAGTCGAAATTGTGGGCGAACGATGCAGTGGCGGCTCCTGTAGCTGAGAAAATTGGGAAAAGCAAGAAGGAAAGCGTGGAGAAATCAGGAGCTGAGAACATTGGAAAAACCAAGAAGGATAGTGAGGAGAAATCAGTTCCGGCGGCTATGGAGGAGGTAGAGAAAGGTGTTAAGAAGAATGATAAACGCAATGTAGCAAAGGACGACGTTGTTTCGGATATGGATTACTTCAAAAGCAGAGTGAAGACTGAATGGTCAGATTCCGAAAGCAGTGGCTCAGAGgataatgatgatgatggtgatgaggaggaggaggaggagaaagagTCTCGAAAAGTCAATGCAAAGGAGCAAATTAGAGTTCACGAAGAAAAGGATGGAGAGAAGGGGCCTTCTGAGGATGCTAATGGCCAAGTAATTGACGAGAGCAATCTGTCATCCACTTCGAAAGATGAGAATGAAGAAGCTTTCGAAAGTGGTCGTCTTTTTGTTCGTAATCTGCCATTTACAGCAACCGAGGAGGAGCTGGAAGAGGCTTTTAGCAAATTTGGAGATGCACAGGTCCATCTTGTTATTGATAAAGAGACGAATCGTTCCAAGGGATTCGCATATGTTCTTTACAAGCTTCCAGAATGTGCAGAAAG GGCATTAGAAGCATTAGATGGTTCAATTTTCCAAGGAAGATTGTTGCATGTTATGCCAGCAAGGCAAAAGAATCCAACTGAGAAGCTAGG GGCTGATGATTCAGCAAGCCAAGCTTCAAAATCTCTTAAGAAACAAAGGGAGGATAAGAAGAAAGCATCTGAAGCTAGTGGCGATACAAGAGCATGGAACAGTTTGTTTATGCACCCTGATACG GTTGTTGAGAACATAGCTCGCAAGTATGGTGTAAGCAAGGGTGATTTGCTTGACCGAGAAGCTGATGATCTTGCTGTACGGATTGCTTTGGGAGAAACTCAAGTGATTGCAGAGACCAAAAAGTCTCTCACAAATGCTGGTATCAATGTGGAATCTTTAGAGAATTTTGCTTCTGGGAAAACAGATGGTGTTAAAAGAAGCAACCATGTTATACTGGTGAAGAACTTGCCATATGGTTCTACTGATGGTGAACTGGCGAAGATGTTTGGGAAATTTGGGAATTTGGAAAAAGTTGTTCTCCCGCAGACGAAGACATTGGCCTTG GTTGTTTTTCTTGAACCTGCTGATGCTCGAGCAGCTTTTAAGGGTTTAGCATACAAGCGCTACAA GGATGGTCCTTTATATTTGGAGTGGGCTCCTGGCAATGTTCTTAGTCCAAGTTCAACAACAGAGAGCATTGAAAAGAACAATGCTGTTGTTGGTGAGCATGATGTCAAAAGGGTTATGTTAGAGCAGTATGTGGGAGGAATAGCAGATGTGGATGCTGATCCAGATAGAGTTGAG TCACGATCTCTATATGTCAAGAATCTGAGCTTTAGGACATCAGACGAGAGTTTGAAAAAGCATTTTAGTGGACAAGTGAAGGAGGGAAAACTATTAAGTGTTAAG GTGAAGAAACACTTGAAGAATGGGAAGAATGTTTCAATGGGTTTTGGTTTTCTGGAGTTCGAATCTGTGGAGACAGCCACAAATGTTTGCCGGGATTTACAG GGAACTATTTTGGACGGGCATGCTCTTATTTTGCAACTTTGTCATGCCAAGAAAGATGAGGTGCCTAAAAAGGTTGACAAGGATAAAAGCTCGACAAAACTACTTGTGAAAAATGTAGCTTTTGAGGCCACAGAGAAAGAACTGAGACAGCTATTTAGTCCATTTGGCCAG ATTAAAAGTTTACGGTTGCCAATGAAGTTTGGACAGCATAGAGGATTTGCATTTGTAGAGTTCATCACAAAGCAAGAGGCCGAAAATGCTCTTAAAGCGCTTTCGAGCACCCATTTGTACGGTCGCCATCTG GTTCTGGAGAGAGCAAAGGAAGGTGAGAGCTTGGAAGAACTACGAGCGCGAACAGCTGCTCAGTTTGCAGACGAGCAGAATGGGGTTTCCAGGAAGAGGAAGCAAGTGGCCACCTCGGACGAAGGCaaattcaaatttgagagaACTGAATGA
- the LOC103446061 gene encoding probable phospholipid-transporting ATPase 4 yields MAGSSGRTKRKIRWSKLYSFACFRPVTTENDPSQQLLGQPGFSRVVFCNEPELHKAKPYKYPKNYVSTTKYNIMTFLPKALFEQFRRVANLYFLLAAVLSVTYLAPFQPISLIAPLVFVVGVSMIKEAVEDWQRFLQDLNVNSRTVKVHVGDGEFIEKPWQGLCVGDVVKVNKNEYFPSDLLLLSSSYEDGICYVETMNLDGETNLKVKRCSEATLGLVNDQSFVLFRATVRCEDPNPHLYTFVGNLELKNASFPLCPASLLLRDSKLRNTDYIYGVVIFSGPDTKAVRNSTRSPSKRSRIERKMDLVIYLLFSMLLLISLVTLIGFAEFLKTEMIKWWYLSLDDKDPFFQPSKPEVSGFLQFIRALILYGYLIPISLYVSIEVVKVLQAMLINKDIKLYDEVTCKSVQTRTSNLNEELGQVEMILSDKTGTLTCNQMEFRKCSIAGISYGGDVNEIDRAASQRMNVDVESYCFSIDEFETASQSCEMFEFSVGDISTERAILGGQRHEQNYSSAENSRISNVEEESAIKGFNFRDGRLMNKKWMYRSNLSDVTMFFRVMALCHTGIPVEEDELTHKLKYEAESPEEVSFLVAAQEFGFQFFRRSQSFMFLKEFDPSTGKEVERKYKLLNLLEFCSTRKRMSVIISDEDGQIILLCKGADNIIFDRLAENGRAYQQATTLHLSNYAEDGFRTLAFAYRKLEAAEYEQWNSIFKVAKTTIGPEREEVLEKASEMIEKDLILLGVAAVEDKLQKGVPECIDKLAQAGIKIWLLTGDKKETAINIGFACSLLRQDMKQFHLSLGRETATIPTNNQLKAMKDDILNQLESFHKLKSEEGNDNAPLALVVDGKALEIALRSDVKDQFLPLAVNCASVICCRVSPKQKALITRLVKEHTGKTTLAIGDGANDVGMIQEADIGVGISGMEGMQAVMASDIALPQFRFLGRLLIVHGRWCYKRISKMVLYFVYKNIALGLTLFYYELSSRFAGEVFYDDWYMALFNVILTSLPVISLGVLEQDVSSEVCLQFPALYQQGQKNIYFTWYRIIGWIVNGVVASLVIFLANIYTFSPNSFQKNGQVADITHLGAMTYTCIIWTVNCQIALIIDRFTWIQHLFIWGSIMIWYVFLLVYGAFPPAYSQRGFRVLIEALGPAPLYWTVTLFVVVVSLLPYFIHIVIQRSFYPLDDHVIQEMKHCRKDVAVKQMWERERSNSIKMTQVGVSARVDARIRVLKEQLHHKKQLIYRSVTSSPIFRSLTNSPA; encoded by the exons ATGGCAGGATCGTCTGGAAGAACAAAGAGGAAGATAAGGTGGAGCAAACTGTATTCTTTTGCATGCTTCAGACCTGTCACAACTGAGAATGATCCAAGCCAGCAGCTCCTTGGCCAGCCGGGGTTTTCGCGGGTGGTTTTCTGCAACGAGCCTGAGCTGCACAAGGCCAAGCCTTACAAGTACCCCAAGAACTATGTCTCCACAACCAAGTACAATATCATGACTTTTCTTCCAAAAGCGCTTTTCGAGCAGTTCCGAAGAGTTGCCAATCTGTATTTTCTGTTGGCAGCTGTGTTGTCCGTCACTTATTTGGCTCCTTTTCAACCAATAAGTTTGATTGCTCCTTTGGTCTTTGTGGTGGGGGTTAGCATGATCAAGGAGGCAGTGGAGGACTGGCAAAGATTCTTGCAG GATTTGAATGTGAACTCAAGAACTGTAAAGGTTCACGTTGGAGACGGCGAATTTATTGAAAAACCATGGCAAGGACTGTGTGTAGGAGATGTTGTGAAGGTTAACAAGAATGAATATTTTCCTAGTGATCTCCTCTTACTATCTTCCAGCTATGAGGATGGCATATGTTATGTAGAGACCATGAACCTTGATGGAGAAACTAATCTCAAGGTTAAACGATGCTCGGAAGCCACACTTGGCCTTGTCAATGATCAATCATTTGTTTTATTCAGGGCTACCGTCCGCTGTGAGGACCCGAATCCTCATCTCTACACCTTTGTAGGGAACTTAGAGTTGAAAAATGCATCATTTCCCTTGTGTCCTGCCTCACTTCTCCTAAGAGATTCAAAGCTTCGGAACACTGATTATATTTATGGGGTTGTGATTTTTAGTGGACCAGACACAAAAGCTGTGAGGAACTCAACAAGATCACCATCTAAGCGCAGTCGGATTGAAAGAAAGATGGATCTTGTCATCTACCTTCTCTTTTCGATGCTTCTGTTGATTTCACTGGTCACTTTGATTGGTTTTGCAGAGTTTTTGAAAACGGAGATGATTAAGTGGTGGTATCTTTCTCTAGATGATAAAGATCCATTTTTTCAACCATCAAAGCCTGAGGTATCTGGTTTCCTACAGTTCATAAGGGCTCTTATTTTGTATGGTTACTTGATCCCCATTTCTCTCTATGTTTCCATTGAGGTTGTCAAAGTTTTACAAGCCATGCTCATTAACAAGGACATCAAATTGTATGATGAAGTTACATGTAAATCTGTTCAAACGCGaacatcaaatttaaatgaagAGCTTGGTCAGGTGGAGATGATTCTGTCTGATAAAACGGGGACTTTGACGTGTAACCAGATGGAATTCAGGAAATGCTCTATTGCTGGAATTTCGTATGGGGGTGATGTAAATGAAATTGATCGTGCAGCATCTCAACGGATGAATGTTGATGTTGAGTCATATTGTTTTAGTATTGATGAGTTTGAAACAGCAAGCCAAAGCTGCGAAATGTTTGAGTTCTCAGTTGGTGACATTAGCACTGAAAGGGCTATTCTAGGTGGACAAAGACATGAGCAGAATTATTCAAGTGCAGAAAACTCGAGAATCTCGAACGTGGAGGAAGAATCTGCCATCAAGGGTTTCAACTTTAGGGATGGCAGGCTTATGAACAAAAAGTGGATGTACAGATCCAACTTATCCGATGTAACAATGTTCTTTCGAGTCATGGCTCTATGTCACACAGGCATACCTGTTGAGGAGGATGAGCTAACTCATAAGCTAAAGTATGAGGCAGAGTCACCGGAAGAAGTATCTTTTCTAGTTGCTGCTCAAGAGtttggatttcaattttttcgAAGAAGTCAGTCCTTTATGTTTCTTAAGGAATTTGATCCTTCCACGGGAAAGGAGGTTGAGAG GAAGTACAAACTTTTGAACCTTTTAGAGTTCTGTAGCACTCGGAAAAGGATGTCTGTTATCATAAGCGACGAAGATGGTCAGATCATTCTACTCTGCAAAGGTGCAGACAA CATTATCTTCGATAGGcttgcagaaaatggaagggCATACCAACAGGCAACAACCCTACACCTTTCCAATTATGCAGAAGATGGATTCCGCACTCTGGCATTTGCTTACCGGAAACTTGAGGCTGCTGAGTATGAACAATGGAACTCAATATTCAAGGTGGCCAAGACAACAATAGGTCCCGAAAGGGAAGAAGTGCTAGAGAAAGCATCTGAAATGATCGAAAAGGATTTGATTTTATTAGGGGTTGCTGCTGTTGAAGACAAGCTACAAAAGGGG GTTCCAGAATGCATAGATAAGCTTGCCCAAGCCGGGATAAAAATATGGCTGCTCACCGGTGACAAGAAGGAAACTGCCATAAATATAGG ATTTGCTTGCAGCTTGCTCCGGCAGGATATGAAGCAATTTCATCTGAGCTTGGGTAGAGAAACTGCAACTATTCCAACTAATAACCAACTGAAG GCGATGAAAGATGACATTTTAAACCAACTCGAAAGTTTTCACAAACTGAAGTCTGAAGAAGGCAATGATAATGCACCCTTGGCTTTGGTAGTAGATGGAAAAGCTCTTGAAATTGCTCTCAGAAGTGATGTGAAGGACCAGTTCTTACCATTGGCTGTTAATTGCGCTTCTGTCATATGCTGCCGCGTCTCTCCAAAACAGAAGGCTTTG ATTACGCGATTGGTAAAGGAACATACTGGGAAAACAACCTTGGCAATTGGAGATGGGGCAAATGATGTTGGCATGATTCAAGAAGCTGATATTGGAGTAGGAATCAGTGGCATGGAAGGAATGCAGGCAGTCATGGCCAGTGACATAGCATTGCCTCAATTCCGATTTTTGGGGAGATTACTTATAGTTCATGGGCGTTGGTGTTACAAAAGGATTTCAAAAATG GTTCTCTACTTCGTGTACAAGAACATTGCGTTGGGGCTCACGCTGTTCTACTATGAGTTATCCTCAAGATTTGCAGGGGAGGTCTTCTACGACGACTGGTATATGGCCTTGTTCAATGTGATTTTGACATCTTTACCTGTTATATCATTGGGAGTCCTTGAGCAGGACGTTTCATCAGAAGTGTGCCTCCAG TTTCCAGCTCTTTATCAACAAGGACAGAAGAACATATATTTCACGTGGTACCGGATTATTGGTTGGATAGTAAACGGCGTGGTTGCTTCTCTAGTCATATTCCTTGCAAACATATACACTTTCTCCCCTAATTCATTTCAGAAGAATGGCCAAGTTGCAGACATCACACACCTTGGTGCCATGACATACACCTGCATAATCTGGACCGTCAATTGCCAGATTGCGCTGATCATCGACCGGTTCACTTGGATCCAACATCTTTTCATATGGGGTAGCATCATGATCTGGTACGTGTTCTTGTTGGTATACGGTGCATTCCCTCCTGCCTACTCTCAAAGAGGATTTCGTGTCCTAATCGAAGCTCTTGGCCCTGCACCGTTGTATTGGACTGTCACATTATTCGTTGTGGTTGTTTCGCTGCTACCCTACTTCATTCACATCGTCATCCAACGGTCATTCTATCCGTTGGACGATCATGTGATTCAAGAAATGAAGCACTGCAGGAAAGATGTTGCAGTCAAGCAAATgtgggagagggagagaagcaACTCCATAAAGATGACTCAGGTTGGGGTTTCGGCTCGGGTTGACGCGAGAATTCGGGTTCTGAAAGAACAGTTGCACCACAAGAAACAGTTGATATACAGATCAGTGACAAGCAGTCCAATATTTAGATCACTGACAAACAGCCCAGCCTAG
- the LOC108174218 gene encoding uncharacterized protein isoform X2, translating to MEEVLGQKRVEDVSWLCSLSESELDMLISIKRIVLQRARMIGCDELAQKFDLKVIRALAFVLMECVKDKVNNLSPPESAAFMGSCNLLKHNLGDIMSLEEIMACIGIDSRKGPIKRIVLPAKKTCNGFERSIMCCRPHKETTRNQKKRKTEASES from the exons ATGGAAGAGGTTTTAGGGCAGAAGAGGGTTGAAGATGTGAGCTGGCTCTGCTCCCTCTCTGAGTCTGAACTT GACATGTTGATTAGCATAAAAAGGATTGTTCTTCAACGTGCAAGAATGATTGGGTGCGATGAACTTGCCCAAAAGTTTGATCTCAAGGTGATTCGAGCTCTTG CATTTGTTCTGATGGAATGTGTCAAAGATAAGGTAAATAATTTGTCACCGCCCGAGTCTGCTGCATTTATGGGAAGTTGCAATCTGTTAAAACATAACCTTGGTGATATTATGAGTCTTGAAGAGATAATGGCATGTATCGGTATTGATTCGAGAAAGGGTCCAATAAAAAG AATCGTTTTACCTGCCAAGAAGACATGCAATGGTTTTGAAAGGTCAATCATGTGTTGTAG ACCGCACAAAGAAACTACACGAAACCAAAAGAAACGGAAAACTGAAGCCAGTGAATCATGA
- the LOC108174218 gene encoding uncharacterized protein isoform X6 translates to MEEVLGQKRVEDVSWLCSLSESELDMLISIKRIVLQRARMIGCDELAQKFDLKVIRALAFVLMECVKDKVNNLSPPESAAFMGSCNLLKHNLGDIMSLEEIMACIGIDSRKGPIKRPHKETTRNQKKRKTEASES, encoded by the exons ATGGAAGAGGTTTTAGGGCAGAAGAGGGTTGAAGATGTGAGCTGGCTCTGCTCCCTCTCTGAGTCTGAACTT GACATGTTGATTAGCATAAAAAGGATTGTTCTTCAACGTGCAAGAATGATTGGGTGCGATGAACTTGCCCAAAAGTTTGATCTCAAGGTGATTCGAGCTCTTG CATTTGTTCTGATGGAATGTGTCAAAGATAAGGTAAATAATTTGTCACCGCCCGAGTCTGCTGCATTTATGGGAAGTTGCAATCTGTTAAAACATAACCTTGGTGATATTATGAGTCTTGAAGAGATAATGGCATGTATCGGTATTGATTCGAGAAAGGGTCCAATAAAAAG ACCGCACAAAGAAACTACACGAAACCAAAAGAAACGGAAAACTGAAGCCAGTGAATCATGA
- the LOC108174218 gene encoding uncharacterized protein isoform X4 produces the protein MEEVLGQKRVEDVSWLCSLSESELDMLISIKRIVLQRARMIGCDELAQKFDLKVIRALAFVLMECVKDKVNNLSPPESAAFMGSCNLLKHNLGDIMSLEEIMACIGIDSRKGPIKRIVLPAKKTCNGFERPHKETTRNQKKRKTEASES, from the exons ATGGAAGAGGTTTTAGGGCAGAAGAGGGTTGAAGATGTGAGCTGGCTCTGCTCCCTCTCTGAGTCTGAACTT GACATGTTGATTAGCATAAAAAGGATTGTTCTTCAACGTGCAAGAATGATTGGGTGCGATGAACTTGCCCAAAAGTTTGATCTCAAGGTGATTCGAGCTCTTG CATTTGTTCTGATGGAATGTGTCAAAGATAAGGTAAATAATTTGTCACCGCCCGAGTCTGCTGCATTTATGGGAAGTTGCAATCTGTTAAAACATAACCTTGGTGATATTATGAGTCTTGAAGAGATAATGGCATGTATCGGTATTGATTCGAGAAAGGGTCCAATAAAAAG AATCGTTTTACCTGCCAAGAAGACATGCAATGGTTTTGAAAG ACCGCACAAAGAAACTACACGAAACCAAAAGAAACGGAAAACTGAAGCCAGTGAATCATGA
- the LOC108174218 gene encoding uncharacterized protein isoform X3 — translation MEEVLGQKRVEDVSWLCSLSESELDMLISIKRIVLQRARMIGCDELAQKFDLKVIRALAFVLMECVKDKVNNLSPPESAAFMGSCNLLKHNLGDIMSLEEIMACIGIDSRKGPIKRIVLPAKKTCNGFERRPHKETTRNQKKRKTEASES, via the exons ATGGAAGAGGTTTTAGGGCAGAAGAGGGTTGAAGATGTGAGCTGGCTCTGCTCCCTCTCTGAGTCTGAACTT GACATGTTGATTAGCATAAAAAGGATTGTTCTTCAACGTGCAAGAATGATTGGGTGCGATGAACTTGCCCAAAAGTTTGATCTCAAGGTGATTCGAGCTCTTG CATTTGTTCTGATGGAATGTGTCAAAGATAAGGTAAATAATTTGTCACCGCCCGAGTCTGCTGCATTTATGGGAAGTTGCAATCTGTTAAAACATAACCTTGGTGATATTATGAGTCTTGAAGAGATAATGGCATGTATCGGTATTGATTCGAGAAAGGGTCCAATAAAAAG AATCGTTTTACCTGCCAAGAAGACATGCAATGGTTTTGAAAG AAGACCGCACAAAGAAACTACACGAAACCAAAAGAAACGGAAAACTGAAGCCAGTGAATCATGA
- the LOC108174218 gene encoding uncharacterized protein isoform X5, producing the protein MEEVLGQKRVEDVSWLCSLSESELDMLISIKRIVLQRARMIGCDELAQKFDLKVIRALAFVLMECVKDKVNNLSPPESAAFMGSCNLLKHNLGDIMSLEEIMACIGIDSRKGPIKRRPHKETTRNQKKRKTEASES; encoded by the exons ATGGAAGAGGTTTTAGGGCAGAAGAGGGTTGAAGATGTGAGCTGGCTCTGCTCCCTCTCTGAGTCTGAACTT GACATGTTGATTAGCATAAAAAGGATTGTTCTTCAACGTGCAAGAATGATTGGGTGCGATGAACTTGCCCAAAAGTTTGATCTCAAGGTGATTCGAGCTCTTG CATTTGTTCTGATGGAATGTGTCAAAGATAAGGTAAATAATTTGTCACCGCCCGAGTCTGCTGCATTTATGGGAAGTTGCAATCTGTTAAAACATAACCTTGGTGATATTATGAGTCTTGAAGAGATAATGGCATGTATCGGTATTGATTCGAGAAAGGGTCCAATAAAAAG AAGACCGCACAAAGAAACTACACGAAACCAAAAGAAACGGAAAACTGAAGCCAGTGAATCATGA
- the LOC108174218 gene encoding uncharacterized protein isoform X1, which translates to MEEVLGQKRVEDVSWLCSLSESELDMLISIKRIVLQRARMIGCDELAQKFDLKVIRALAFVLMECVKDKVNNLSPPESAAFMGSCNLLKHNLGDIMSLEEIMACIGIDSRKGPIKRIVLPAKKTCNGFERSIMCCRRPHKETTRNQKKRKTEASES; encoded by the exons ATGGAAGAGGTTTTAGGGCAGAAGAGGGTTGAAGATGTGAGCTGGCTCTGCTCCCTCTCTGAGTCTGAACTT GACATGTTGATTAGCATAAAAAGGATTGTTCTTCAACGTGCAAGAATGATTGGGTGCGATGAACTTGCCCAAAAGTTTGATCTCAAGGTGATTCGAGCTCTTG CATTTGTTCTGATGGAATGTGTCAAAGATAAGGTAAATAATTTGTCACCGCCCGAGTCTGCTGCATTTATGGGAAGTTGCAATCTGTTAAAACATAACCTTGGTGATATTATGAGTCTTGAAGAGATAATGGCATGTATCGGTATTGATTCGAGAAAGGGTCCAATAAAAAG AATCGTTTTACCTGCCAAGAAGACATGCAATGGTTTTGAAAGGTCAATCATGTGTTGTAG AAGACCGCACAAAGAAACTACACGAAACCAAAAGAAACGGAAAACTGAAGCCAGTGAATCATGA